The proteins below come from a single Aegilops tauschii subsp. strangulata cultivar AL8/78 chromosome 6, Aet v6.0, whole genome shotgun sequence genomic window:
- the LOC141025488 gene encoding uncharacterized protein gives MASSPCCGTLIAVRRRYAPRTTRSTRFAQLVRSPYPYAYIMPVLTIFCRLDYFLSAQPFSVQDMKRIAHTHLAGSVALFLLAATTIPSTTVALVSSSDGQALLAWKASLGNPTALSNWSQATWACAWDGIVCYQERIIYLRLVGRGLSGGLDTLDTAALPDLVSLDLSGNNLGGAIPASISGLRSLITLDLSSNRFNGSIPPQLGDMPYLADIRLYNNSLVGAILHQLCRRLSLVALHISNNRLTGELPGCLCDLQSMWYMDLSNNRFAGKLPDRWWNLRALEFMDLSNNSFSGKIPAAMANQSCSLRSLYLARNGFFGVFPPVLMSCNLLATLDIGYNRFFGAIPPWIGSQITSLKILSLKSNNFTGEIPSGLSRLSQLQLLNIANNSLTGSIPIAFGSLTSMRNPQNISNTELLYGTRYNDKLVIIWKGQEQIFQRTIRLLAGMDLSGNLLSQCIPTELTNLRGLRFLNLSRNNLSCGIPKNIGSLTFLESLDLSSNELAGAIPPSISSLLALGALNVSNNHLSGKIPARSQMQTLTDPSIYSNNSGLCGFPIDIPCTNASLASDNRNGKEDDC, from the coding sequence ATGGCTTCTTCCCCCTGTTGTGGTACCTTGATTGCCGTCCGTAGAAGGTATGCACCCCGAACGACTCGTTCCACACGATTTGCCCAGCTCGTTCGATCGCCGTATCCGTATGCTTATATCATGCCAGTGCTGACCATTTTCTGCCGTCTGGACTATTTTCTTTCTGCTCAACCATTCTCAGTCCAGGACATGAAGAGAATAGCCCACACTCACCTCGCCGGCAGTGTCGCACTCTTCCTGCTGGCAGCTACCACCATTCCCTCGACGACGGTTGCCTTGGTGTCCTCCTCGGACGGCCAAGCCCTTCTGGCATGGAAGGCCAGCCTCGGCAACCCGACCGCGCTCTCCAACTGGTCCCAGGCCACATGGGCGTGCGCCTGGGATGGCATTGTCTGCTACCAGGAGCGCATCATCTATCTAAGGCTCGTGGGACGCGGTCTCTCTGGCGGGCTCGACACGCTCGACACTGCAGCGCTCCCCGACCTCGTCTCTCTGGACCTCAGTGGGAACAACCTCGGCGGCGCCATCCCAGCCAGCATCTCGGGGCTGAGGTCCCTCATAACACTCGACCTCAGCAGTAACAGGTTCAACGGTTCCATCCCACCACAGCTCGGCGACATGCCCTACCTTGCAGATATCCGGCTCTACAACAACAGCCTGGTCGGCGCCATCCTACACCAGCTCTGCAggcgcctctccctggtggcactGCACATCTCGAACAACCGGCTCACCGGGGAGCTTCCAGGCTGCTTGTGCGACTTGCAGTCTATGTGGTATATGGACTTGTCAAACAATCGGTTCGCAGGGAAGCTGCCGGACCGCTGGTGGAACTTGCGGGCTCTTGAGTTCATGGATCTATCCAACAACTCCTTTTCAGGTAAAATCCCTGCGGCTATGGCGAACCAGAGTTGCTCTCTTCGATCGCTTTACCTTGCTAGAAATGGCTTCTTCGGTGTCTTCCCGCCAGTCCTAATGAGTTGCAACTTGCTGGCCACCCTGGACATCGGGTATAATAGGTTTTTTGGTGCTATCCCTCCATGGATTGGGAGTCAAATTACATCCTTGAAAATTCTTAGCCTCAAATCAAACAACTTCACCGGAGAAATTCCTTCAGGATTATCACGGCTTTCGCAACTTCAGTTGCTCAACATAGCCAACAATAGCTTGACCGGCTCGATTCCTATAGCCTTCGGCAGCTTGACCTCAATGAGGAATCCACAAAATATTTCAAATACAGAACTACTCTACGGGACAAGATACAATGATAAACTCGTCATAATCTGGAAGGGTCAGGAGCAGATTTTCCAAAGAACAATCCGGTTATTAGCCGGTATGGATTTGTCGGGTAATCTGTTGTCTCAGTGTATCCCTACAGAGCTAACCAACCTTCGGGGCCTCCGGTTTCTGAACCTGTCAAGAAACAATCTGTCATGCGGCATCCCTAAAAACATTGGTAGTTTGACTTTTCTCGAGTCCCTTGATCTATCTTCTAATGAACTTGCTGGAGCAATTCCTCCAAGCATATCAAGCTTATTGGCGCTCGGCGCGTTGAATGTCTCGAACAATCATTTGTCGGGCAAGATACCCGCTCGGAGTCAGATGCAGACTCTGACCGACCCATCAATTTACTCCAACAATTCTGGACTATGTGGGTTTCCTATAGACATTCCGTGCACAAATGCTTCGCTTGCATCGGACAATAGAAATGGTAAAGAGGATGACTGCTAG